A part of Sediminispirochaeta bajacaliforniensis DSM 16054 genomic DNA contains:
- a CDS encoding transposase, giving the protein MRYSRAIKESVLKKVLPPEKRSIREVALEYGINDQTIRNWIEQVNNGILNLDAELGPAALGNREKF; this is encoded by the coding sequence ATGAGGTACAGCAGAGCCATCAAAGAATCAGTCTTGAAAAAAGTCTTACCCCCTGAGAAGCGGAGTATCCGTGAGGTAGCCCTGGAATACGGCATAAACGATCAGACCATCCGAAACTGGATAGAGCAGGTAAATAACGGTATACTGAACCTGGATGCAGAGTTAGGACCTGCCGCTCTGGGCAACAGAGAAAAGTTT